One window from the genome of Jeotgalibaca sp. MA1X17-3 encodes:
- a CDS encoding GNAT family N-acetyltransferase, with protein sequence MKQINKNSINLSFDKNASSQELKDIYLTKVYAKLFEEKEEGEVRVFDFVSPYGKVKNIFIKRKIPYKIKGQEYYDITTAYGYGGPVVLETTNVTQLLKEYFEAFHQYCIQEQIISEFVRFHLFDNEEIWKQFNGEVQLIGPHIVRDLKKNKEEDFHKSILQSVRRAERLEVEIVFDPTGKYLDEFLEVYTATMDWHDAKGFYYFDKSFFEQIHETMDGHYLYVHARLGGKIIGTRLILFGDQYAYYFLGGALREYSTYKAASYLDYEIINYLKQAGKEYYIFGGGYRGEDSLYQYKTKFSQQGQVPFYIGKKTHLPEVYKQLTDMRSQQGNYEPDSLFYPLYRS encoded by the coding sequence ATGAAACAAATAAATAAGAACTCAATCAATTTATCATTCGATAAAAATGCCTCCTCACAAGAATTAAAAGATATTTATTTAACGAAAGTATATGCAAAATTATTTGAAGAAAAAGAAGAGGGAGAAGTAAGAGTATTCGATTTCGTCTCCCCATACGGTAAAGTGAAAAATATTTTTATTAAAAGAAAAATTCCTTATAAAATAAAAGGTCAAGAGTATTATGATATCACCACAGCGTATGGATATGGTGGCCCCGTAGTATTAGAGACTACAAATGTTACGCAATTATTAAAGGAATATTTTGAAGCGTTTCATCAGTATTGTATTCAAGAACAAATCATCTCCGAGTTTGTTCGTTTCCATCTTTTTGATAATGAAGAGATTTGGAAACAGTTTAATGGAGAGGTACAGCTGATTGGCCCACATATCGTTCGTGATTTAAAGAAAAATAAAGAAGAAGACTTTCATAAAAGTATTCTTCAATCAGTAAGAAGAGCAGAACGGTTAGAGGTAGAAATAGTTTTTGATCCAACTGGTAAATATCTAGACGAATTTCTAGAGGTATACACAGCGACAATGGATTGGCATGATGCAAAAGGATTTTACTATTTTGATAAGTCATTTTTCGAACAAATTCATGAAACAATGGATGGCCATTACCTTTACGTTCATGCACGTTTGGGTGGAAAAATCATTGGTACACGATTAATTCTTTTCGGCGATCAATATGCTTATTACTTTTTAGGAGGGGCCCTCCGCGAATACAGTACTTATAAAGCGGCTAGTTATCTAGACTATGAAATTATCAACTACCTGAAACAAGCTGGAAAAGAATACTATATTTTTGGTGGAGGGTACCGAGGAGAGGATAGTCTCTATCAATATAAAACAAAATTTTCTCAACAAGGACAAGTTCCCTTTTATATTGGTAAAAAAACTCACCTTCCCGAAGTCTATAAACAACTAACTGATATGCGAAGTCAGCAAGGAAATTATGAACCAGATAGTTTATTTTATCCACTCTACCGATCGTAA
- a CDS encoding GNAT family N-acetyltransferase, translated as MDENILTHSDVYYSREYIQLYEEKEKGKTETVYFENEFGKVEYTFIKRRTPFKVEGKQYYDITTAYGYGGPCIRDCIDAKSLLEDFNQSFRKYCNKNDIVSEFVRFHLFENQEVQTYFDGEVSMIGNHVARNLKEPLDKNFHKSIRTSIRKAKREGLSVSFDSTGENIKDFLSIYYETMNRNDAEPFYYFKESFFEELHQSLKGKFLYSQALFEGEIIASYLNIIGKDYIYGFLGGTKEKYFDYNASTYLEYQTIKYAKEKGLQYYIMGGGYEENDGIYKYKKKFDLQGDYPFYIGKKIHNEKIYEALNAVRAEEKETFDADSNFFPLYRS; from the coding sequence ATGGATGAAAACATACTAACTCATTCCGATGTTTACTATAGTCGTGAATATATCCAATTATATGAAGAAAAAGAAAAAGGAAAAACAGAAACGGTTTATTTTGAAAATGAATTTGGCAAAGTAGAATATACTTTTATTAAAAGAAGAACACCTTTTAAAGTGGAAGGAAAACAATACTATGATATTACAACCGCGTATGGATACGGGGGACCGTGCATAAGAGACTGTATAGATGCAAAGAGTCTCTTAGAAGATTTCAATCAATCCTTTAGAAAATATTGTAATAAAAATGATATCGTCAGTGAATTTGTTCGCTTCCATCTTTTTGAAAATCAAGAAGTACAAACATATTTTGACGGTGAAGTGAGTATGATTGGCAATCATGTTGCTAGAAATCTAAAAGAACCTTTAGATAAAAACTTCCATAAATCAATTAGAACATCTATTAGAAAGGCCAAGAGAGAAGGATTAAGCGTTAGCTTTGATTCAACAGGTGAAAACATCAAAGATTTCTTATCAATTTACTACGAAACGATGAACCGAAATGATGCGGAACCATTCTATTATTTTAAAGAATCATTTTTTGAAGAACTCCATCAATCTTTAAAAGGGAAATTTCTATATTCACAAGCTCTATTTGAAGGAGAAATTATTGCTAGCTATTTAAATATTATTGGCAAGGATTATATTTATGGGTTTTTAGGTGGTACGAAAGAGAAATACTTTGACTATAATGCTTCCACTTATTTAGAATATCAAACGATAAAATATGCAAAAGAAAAAGGATTGCAGTATTACATTATGGGCGGCGGGTACGAAGAGAATGATGGGATATATAAATACAAGAAAAAATTTGACTTGCAAGGTGATTACCCATTCTATATCGGTAAGAAAATCCATAATGAAAAAATATATGAGGCATTAAACGCAGTACGTGCAGAAGAAAAAGAAACTTTTGATGCTGATTCAAATTTCTTCCCTTTATATCGTTCTTGA
- a CDS encoding GNAT family N-acetyltransferase has protein sequence MQHVIKKMDRNVIRTDQNKLNYNDVYFTHKYAQLYEEVEKGETQTIYFENELGKVEYTFLKREVPYKIDGKQYYDITTAYGYGGPCIQDCTDPEGLLKEFNAAFTKYCLEQDIISEFIRFHLFENEEVRTNFDGQVKLMGPHVARNLKQTMTKNMDKDILSSVRKAKRNEITFTIDTSGKHLDEFLFIYYETMKRNEATSFYYFDRAFFEKLHHHLEGEIVYIHGYMNDEIVGSLSVIYSDTYGYGFLGGVLKEYLRYGTSAFLQYQLMEWLKEKGVEYFIIGGGYRDKDSLYNYKRKFDLQGSYPFYTGNKVHNQKIYQLQNQLRKEEGEFDPETTFFPLYRS, from the coding sequence ATGCAACATGTAATTAAAAAGATGGACAGAAATGTCATACGAACGGATCAAAATAAACTCAACTACAATGATGTTTATTTTACTCATAAATATGCACAACTATACGAAGAAGTAGAAAAAGGAGAAACTCAAACTATCTATTTTGAGAATGAACTAGGAAAGGTAGAGTATACCTTCCTTAAACGAGAAGTTCCTTACAAAATAGACGGCAAACAGTACTATGATATTACGACAGCGTATGGATATGGTGGGCCTTGTATTCAAGACTGTACAGATCCTGAAGGATTGTTAAAGGAGTTTAACGCTGCATTTACTAAATATTGCTTGGAACAGGATATTATTAGTGAGTTTATCCGTTTCCATCTATTTGAAAACGAAGAGGTACGAACAAATTTTGATGGACAAGTAAAACTGATGGGTCCACACGTAGCTAGAAATTTAAAACAAACTATGACAAAAAATATGGATAAAGATATCTTATCATCCGTTAGAAAAGCAAAGCGGAATGAAATCACCTTTACGATAGATACAAGTGGGAAACATTTAGATGAATTTTTATTTATTTACTACGAAACCATGAAACGAAATGAAGCAACCTCTTTTTATTACTTCGATCGGGCCTTTTTTGAAAAGCTACATCATCATCTAGAAGGAGAAATCGTTTATATTCATGGTTATATGAATGACGAAATAGTTGGGAGCCTCTCGGTTATTTATAGTGATACATATGGATATGGATTTTTGGGTGGTGTCCTAAAAGAATATTTGAGATATGGGACATCTGCCTTTTTACAATATCAACTAATGGAGTGGTTAAAGGAAAAAGGTGTAGAGTATTTTATTATTGGTGGAGGGTACAGAGATAAGGATAGTCTGTACAACTATAAAAGAAAATTTGATTTACAAGGTAGTTATCCTTTCTATACTGGGAATAAAGTACATAATCAAAAAATCTATCAACTTCAAAATCAATTAAGAAAAGAAGAAGGAGAATTTGATCCAGAAACTACTTTTTTCCCACTTTATCGTTCGTAG
- a CDS encoding terminase gpP N-terminus-related DNA-binding protein has protein sequence METKKQLAELQQAMKKAKNRRLFERYQAVYLYLKGYTMKETGQIIGRSRETVSTYISTYKKEGIAGLTLGHSSGKPRRLNPNQEATLVEVVTEKTPIDVQISEQEHWTLAVMIKYVEREWGYTYSLRGMSLLLKRLGLIYKRPRYTMEKSYTESKSKLDEKKAK, from the coding sequence ATGGAAACCAAAAAACAATTAGCTGAACTTCAGCAAGCAATGAAGAAAGCAAAAAACCGTCGTTTATTTGAGCGCTATCAAGCCGTATATCTCTATCTAAAAGGGTACACCATGAAAGAAACCGGACAAATTATCGGTCGTAGTCGTGAAACGGTTAGTACCTATATTAGTACTTATAAAAAAGAAGGAATAGCTGGATTGACTCTGGGACATTCCAGTGGAAAACCGAGAAGATTGAATCCAAATCAAGAAGCAACGCTAGTTGAAGTGGTAACAGAGAAAACCCCTATAGATGTACAAATAAGTGAGCAAGAGCACTGGACACTAGCTGTAATGATTAAATATGTCGAAAGAGAATGGGGATATACATACTCCCTTCGTGGCATGTCCCTTCTTTTAAAACGGTTGGGTTTAATTTACAAAAGGCCTCGCTACACAATGGAAAAAAGCTATACAGAATCTAAATCAAAGTTGGATGAAAAGAAAGCGAAGTGA
- a CDS encoding glycosyltransferase, with product MNESPKERGAQMPKVSVIMPVYNVEQYVDQAINSILNQSFKNFEFIIINDGSTDHSLERIKKYQDDSRITVIDKENAGVSAARNDGIKMAKGIYLSFMDSDDEVEPNFLAKMVEHTKNIQVDMLMCGYYVEHLDEKEGMTKQVPVRMRAGTFTKEHPPDWEVDANSLAMLGYIWNKWYRRQVIIENHILFNEEMNFLEDIDFNAAAYKYAEDFLVLENCLYHYKRRRRTTLVSTFREEDFDMQLQSILKRKSILQEWGLETPQLEQVVAYLHVHAVKGFCVNLFLNENQLTFTQKCEYLNKVIERPLTQERVKLFIPQNIVDRILKLTIGKKMGYALAIISTFYSTQRKVLKMKF from the coding sequence GTGAATGAATCGCCAAAAGAAAGGGGTGCACAGATGCCCAAAGTAAGTGTGATTATGCCAGTTTATAACGTAGAACAGTACGTTGATCAAGCAATCAACAGTATTCTCAATCAGAGTTTTAAAAATTTCGAGTTCATTATCATAAATGATGGCTCTACTGATCATTCATTGGAACGTATAAAAAAGTACCAAGATGATTCGAGAATTACAGTGATCGATAAAGAAAACGCAGGTGTTTCTGCTGCTAGAAATGATGGAATTAAAATGGCAAAAGGAATCTACCTTAGTTTTATGGATAGTGACGACGAAGTAGAACCTAATTTTTTAGCTAAGATGGTAGAGCATACAAAAAATATCCAAGTAGATATGCTGATGTGTGGGTATTACGTAGAGCACCTAGATGAAAAAGAAGGAATGACCAAACAAGTTCCTGTAAGAATGAGAGCAGGTACATTTACAAAAGAACATCCACCAGATTGGGAAGTGGATGCAAATTCATTAGCGATGCTCGGTTATATTTGGAATAAATGGTATAGAAGACAAGTGATTATTGAAAATCATATTCTATTTAATGAAGAAATGAATTTTTTAGAGGATATTGATTTTAATGCCGCAGCATATAAATATGCAGAGGATTTTCTAGTGTTGGAAAACTGTTTATACCATTATAAACGAAGACGTCGAACTACTTTAGTTTCAACTTTTCGAGAAGAAGATTTTGACATGCAACTTCAATCCATTCTAAAAAGAAAAAGTATCTTGCAAGAGTGGGGACTAGAAACCCCTCAACTAGAACAAGTTGTTGCGTACCTACATGTACATGCAGTTAAAGGGTTCTGTGTTAATCTTTTTCTAAATGAAAACCAATTAACGTTTACACAGAAATGTGAGTATTTAAATAAGGTGATTGAAAGACCACTTACTCAAGAAAGAGTGAAATTGTTTATTCCTCAAAATATAGTGGATCGTATTTTAAAACTAACAATTGGGAAGAAAATGGGGTATGCACTGGCCATCATTAGTACCTTCTACTCTACCCAAAGGAAAGTTTTAAAAATGAAGTTTTGA
- a CDS encoding sugar transferase, whose product MYKRWGKRLIDLLIVSIGIIVLSGIFLIIALLIKLDSKGPVLFKQKRVGKNKTYFNILKFRTMSVDTPQDMPTHLLDNPDQFITKIGKFLRKSSLDELPQLFNILKGEMSLIGPRPALWNQTDLIQERDRYEVNELVPGVTGWAQINGRDELSISDKAHLDGEYVKKISFWFDIYCFFKTFTSILKKEGVVEGSKTEFKENILLRTQTKELSE is encoded by the coding sequence ATGTATAAACGATGGGGAAAAAGACTTATAGATCTTCTAATCGTTTCTATTGGAATCATTGTCTTATCAGGAATTTTTCTAATCATTGCTCTTCTGATTAAGCTAGACTCGAAAGGTCCTGTACTATTTAAACAAAAAAGAGTTGGAAAAAATAAAACATATTTTAATATTCTTAAATTCCGAACTATGTCTGTAGACACTCCTCAAGATATGCCCACACATTTACTAGATAATCCCGATCAATTCATTACTAAAATAGGGAAATTCCTTCGTAAATCAAGCTTAGATGAGCTTCCTCAATTATTTAATATTTTGAAAGGGGAAATGAGCTTGATAGGACCCAGACCCGCTCTCTGGAATCAAACCGATTTAATTCAAGAACGAGATCGATATGAAGTAAATGAGCTAGTACCTGGAGTTACTGGTTGGGCTCAGATTAATGGAAGAGATGAATTATCTATTTCTGACAAAGCTCATTTAGATGGAGAATACGTAAAAAAAATATCGTTTTGGTTTGATATATACTGTTTCTTCAAAACCTTTACTTCTATTTTAAAGAAAGAAGGAGTAGTGGAAGGAAGCAAAACCGAATTCAAAGAAAATATTTTATTACGCACCCAGACGAAGGAACTAAGTGAATGA
- a CDS encoding nucleoside-diphosphate sugar epimerase/dehydratase: MNRKIKKLIMAGIDVSIIVSSALLATIFLDPFIILTSETVLLSTIFISVTYLSLALYFRMFSRMNHYTGLTEVIILTSCVTAAFLTSEVLLTILLPVRLLSLRFILLTYLFSTLGIIGSRTAMRLYFEYKYRKIHKPATGDPTRTLIVGGGQGGSILIRRLRNHSHSLKVMGIVDDDPAKQGGIIFGVQVMGAIKDIPHLVTKYQIEQVTIAAPSLPADRYEAIVDLCNYAGVPVNKMPYIEDVLQGKLEVSQFREVNVVDLLGREEVKLDMHQISTHLTDKVVLVSGAGGSIGSEICRQIAAYHPQKLLLLGHGENSIYQIDKELTVKYGQQIEIIPLIADIQDRERIFEIMKKYKPNQIYHAAAHKHVPMMEYNPHEAVKNNIYGTKNMAEAAKAADVESFVMISTDKAVNPPNVMGATKRVSEMIVTGLNEIGKTKFAAVRFGNVLGSRGSVVPLFQEQIKKGGPLTVTDFEMTRYFMTIPEASRLVIQAGALASGGEIFILDMGEPVKILDLAKKIIKLSGYTEKEIPIVETGMRPGEKLYEELLVASERTDQKVAEKIFVGKVMNQPLISTINQVEKWMELPEKELKKEILAFANTNHSYIDEQEERELVEDSKSHVAEKRIQGGYINV, from the coding sequence ATGAATAGAAAAATCAAGAAATTGATTATGGCAGGCATAGATGTATCTATTATTGTAAGTTCCGCTCTACTAGCCACTATTTTTTTAGATCCTTTCATTATTCTTACTTCCGAAACCGTTCTTCTTAGCACCATTTTTATTTCCGTTACCTACCTATCTCTTGCTTTATATTTTCGAATGTTTTCCCGGATGAATCACTATACCGGTTTAACAGAAGTCATTATTTTAACAAGTTGTGTGACTGCAGCCTTTCTGACTTCTGAAGTTCTCTTAACAATTCTTTTACCTGTACGCCTTTTAAGTTTACGCTTTATTTTATTAACGTATCTATTCTCAACATTAGGAATTATTGGTAGCAGAACAGCTATGCGCTTGTACTTTGAGTATAAATATCGAAAGATTCATAAACCAGCTACTGGAGATCCTACTCGTACATTAATTGTAGGAGGGGGACAAGGAGGAAGTATTCTTATTAGAAGGTTACGGAATCATTCTCATTCGTTAAAGGTAATGGGAATTGTAGATGATGATCCTGCGAAACAAGGGGGAATCATATTTGGGGTTCAAGTAATGGGAGCGATTAAAGATATTCCCCATTTAGTAACGAAATATCAGATTGAACAAGTAACCATTGCGGCACCTTCTCTACCAGCCGATCGATACGAAGCAATTGTGGACCTTTGCAATTATGCGGGTGTCCCCGTTAATAAGATGCCTTATATCGAAGATGTTTTACAAGGAAAACTGGAAGTAAGTCAATTTAGAGAAGTAAATGTAGTTGATTTGTTAGGAAGAGAAGAAGTGAAGTTGGATATGCATCAAATTTCCACTCATTTAACCGACAAAGTAGTTTTAGTAAGTGGAGCAGGTGGTTCGATTGGATCGGAGATTTGTCGTCAAATTGCTGCATATCATCCTCAAAAATTATTGTTACTAGGGCATGGTGAGAATTCTATTTATCAAATTGATAAAGAACTAACTGTAAAATATGGTCAACAAATAGAAATCATCCCCTTAATAGCGGATATTCAAGATCGAGAAAGAATATTTGAAATTATGAAAAAGTATAAACCCAACCAGATTTATCATGCAGCCGCTCATAAGCATGTTCCGATGATGGAATATAATCCTCATGAAGCCGTTAAAAACAATATTTATGGCACAAAAAATATGGCAGAAGCTGCCAAAGCCGCAGATGTCGAAAGCTTTGTAATGATTTCAACAGATAAAGCAGTTAATCCACCTAATGTGATGGGAGCAACGAAACGTGTATCAGAAATGATCGTTACTGGTTTGAATGAAATTGGAAAAACAAAGTTCGCGGCAGTTCGTTTTGGAAACGTATTAGGAAGTCGTGGAAGTGTTGTTCCCTTATTCCAAGAGCAAATTAAAAAAGGAGGTCCACTAACCGTTACTGATTTTGAAATGACACGTTACTTTATGACGATTCCAGAAGCCAGTCGATTAGTGATTCAAGCAGGTGCACTAGCATCAGGAGGCGAGATTTTTATTTTAGATATGGGAGAACCGGTTAAAATATTGGATCTTGCTAAAAAAATCATCAAATTAAGTGGGTATACAGAAAAAGAAATCCCTATTGTAGAAACAGGAATGCGACCAGGAGAAAAGCTATATGAAGAGTTATTAGTCGCAAGCGAACGAACCGACCAAAAAGTTGCTGAGAAAATATTTGTTGGAAAAGTAATGAACCAACCATTGATTAGTACAATCAATCAAGTGGAGAAATGGATGGAGTTACCAGAAAAGGAGTTAAAAAAAGAAATTCTTGCCTTTGCTAATACAAATCACAGCTATATAGATGAACAGGAAGAAAGAGAGTTGGTGGAAGACTCGAAGTCCCATGTAGCAGAGAAGAGGATTCAGGGAGGATACATAAATGTATAA
- a CDS encoding DUF4358 domain-containing protein, with amino-acid sequence MSRKNKHIFGMFFTLFIITFLIGCSPSDRNNENKNVELSKVHEQVKQELGEDYLPSREMDLGEIEELTNIDEADVKEYIAEAPLMSTHVDTFIAVEAKDGKGDSIAEGLEKYRTYLVDQSMQYPMNLAKVEAAKVVQHGDYVFFLMVGKIDDSFDGDSKEALDFATAEVERVEKVINSFFE; translated from the coding sequence ATGTCTAGAAAAAATAAACACATCTTTGGGATGTTTTTCACGTTATTCATCATTACTTTTTTAATAGGATGTTCCCCTTCAGATCGGAACAACGAAAATAAAAATGTTGAGCTTTCAAAAGTCCATGAGCAAGTCAAACAAGAATTAGGAGAGGATTACCTACCAAGCCGTGAAATGGATTTAGGCGAAATAGAAGAACTAACAAATATCGATGAGGCTGATGTAAAGGAGTATATTGCTGAAGCACCTCTTATGTCTACTCATGTTGATACCTTTATTGCTGTTGAAGCAAAAGATGGAAAAGGTGATTCCATAGCAGAAGGCCTAGAAAAATATCGGACATACCTTGTTGATCAGTCTATGCAATACCCTATGAATCTAGCAAAAGTAGAAGCTGCAAAAGTAGTTCAACATGGTGATTATGTATTCTTTTTAATGGTAGGTAAAATAGATGATTCTTTTGATGGTGATAGTAAGGAAGCACTAGATTTCGCTACAGCTGAAGTAGAACGTGTTGAAAAAGTCATTAATAGTTTTTTTGAGTAA